Proteins encoded in a region of the Anopheles ziemanni chromosome 2, idAnoZiCoDA_A2_x.2, whole genome shotgun sequence genome:
- the LOC131293970 gene encoding brachyurin-like, with the protein MKFGGCIGALVLLALVVPDARSANDVNDTSIEIDWSKVRPIEEFDHYWARLPPELQVLRQTRRVNRRVTNGFAAIPGQFPYQVALLPEFLVGTGLCGGTVLTNIYILTAAHCVVQGVGVIASGGTAIMGAYDRSIPEPDQQRIRFSASGITVHPQYTALTLRNDIATILLNAPMRYTARVQAIRLPTLSDTRTFAGLLGTVSGFGRTSDSSLLPSNFVQYASNPIITNSECLTYWTPVYLGPENICLSSASGRSPCSGDSGGPLTVNSALGPLQVGLVSFGDSGGCTVGIPSVHARITYFLQWILNNSDY; encoded by the coding sequence ATGAAGTTTGGTGGCTGCATTGGAGCCCTGGTGTTGTTGGCTCTGGTAGTGCCAGATGCCAGAAGTGCGAACGATGTTAACGATACCAGCATCGAAATCGATTGGTCCAAAGTGCGTCCGATCGAGGAGTTTGACCACTACTGGGCACGTCTTCCACCGGAACTGCAGGTTCTTCGGCAGACGCGCCGCGTAAATCGACGTGTGACGAATGGTTTTGCGGCCATCCCCGGACAGTTTCCATACCAGGTGGCGTTGCTGCCGGAATTCCTGGTCGGCACCGGGCTCTGCGGTGGCACCGTACTCACGAACATCTACATTCTAACGGCCGCGCACTGTGTGGTGCAGGGTGTTGGTGTGATCGCTTCCGGCGGTACTGCGATCATGGGTGCATACGATCGCAGCATTCCTGAGCCGGATCAGCAGCGCATCCGGTTCAGTGCATCCGGCATCACGGTACACCCACAGTATACGGCCTTAACCCTTCGTAACGACATTGCGACCATACTGTTGAACGCCCCGATGCGCTACACCGCCCGAGTACAGGCGATACGGTTGCCTACCCTCTCCGATACGCGCACGTTCGCCGGTCTGCTCGGTACGGTGTCTGGATTCGGGCGCACGTCTGACAGCAGCCTCCTCCCGTCCAACTTCGTTCAGTACGCGTCGAACCCGATCATCACGAACAGCGAGTGCCTGACGTACTGGACACCGGTCTATCTGGGCCCGGAGAACATCTGCTTGAGCAGTGCGAGCGGACGATCACCTTGCTCTGGTGACTCCGGGGGACCTCTTACCGTCAACTCCGCGCTAGGGCCGCTCCAGGTTGGGCTAGTGTCGTTCGGGGACAGTGGCGGGTGCACGGTGGGAATTCCGTCCGTACAC